The following coding sequences lie in one Spinacia oleracea cultivar Varoflay chromosome 1, BTI_SOV_V1, whole genome shotgun sequence genomic window:
- the LOC110778822 gene encoding GATA transcription factor 1 isoform X1, giving the protein MESFDKAARFMDELLDFSSDIGEEESDDEIPGNSSKSHHFLHHHRLNHRRHNRQSPPFAQEFVEEELEWISNKDAFPMVESLVDILPNHPRIASSYNTNHQSPISVLDNSNSSSSSSANSHLTHGSLNNNNINSNGGRGGNMMLINLSSDFKVPGKARSKHGRKRRKDMLGSQFKCFVYEKKGARKLASSVSASSKSSSTLGRKCLHCGSEKTPQWRAGPSGPKTLCNACGVRYKSGRLCDEYRPASSPTFSSDLHSNSHRKIVEMRRQKMPLTGSGSNSLEIG; this is encoded by the exons atggagtcttttgaCAAAGCCGCGCGTTTCATGGACGAACTCTTGGACTTCTCTTCCGACATCGGTGAAGAAGAAAGCGACGATGAAATTCCCGGAAATTCCTCCAAAAGTCACCACTTTCTTCACCACCATCGCCTTAATCACCGACGTCATAACCGCCAGTCCCCTCCTTTTGCT CAGGAGTTTGTGGAGGAAGAATTGGAGTGGATATCGAACAAAGATGCATTTCCAATGGTGGAATCATTAGTGGACATATTGCCGAATCATCCGAGAATAGCTTCGAGCTATAATACGAATCATCAGAGCCCGATTTCGGTGCTCGacaacagcaacagcagcagcagcagcagcgctaACAGCCATCTAACTCATGGGAGTCTCAACAACAATAACATCAATAGTAATGGTGGTCGTGGGGGAAACATGATGTTGATTAATCTGTCAAGCGACTTTAAAGTGCCTGGTAAAGCAAGGAGCAAGCATGGGAGAAAGAGGAGAAAGGATATGTTGGGATCGCAGTTTAAATGCTTTGTCTATGAGAAGAAGGGTGCAAGGAAGCTGGCCTCATCTGTGTCGGCGTCTTCGAAGTCAAGCTCCACTCTTGGGAGGAAATGCCTGCATTGTGGGTCAGAGAAGACCCCGCAATGGCGGGCTGGTCCATCAGGGCCTAAAACTCTTTGTAATGCTTGTGGGGTTCGGTACAAATCAGGTCGTCTCTGTGATGAGTATCGGCCTGCTAGTAGCCCAACCTTTTCAAGCGATCTTCACTCAAATTCGCACCGGAAGATTGTTGAGATGAGGAGGCAGAAGATGCCGCTTACTGGCTCTGGGTCGAACTCGCTTGAGATAGGTTAG
- the LOC110778822 gene encoding GATA transcription factor 1 isoform X2: MESFDKAARFMDELLDFSSDIGEEESDDEIPGNSSKSHHFLHHHRLNHRRHNRQSPPFAEFVEEELEWISNKDAFPMVESLVDILPNHPRIASSYNTNHQSPISVLDNSNSSSSSSANSHLTHGSLNNNNINSNGGRGGNMMLINLSSDFKVPGKARSKHGRKRRKDMLGSQFKCFVYEKKGARKLASSVSASSKSSSTLGRKCLHCGSEKTPQWRAGPSGPKTLCNACGVRYKSGRLCDEYRPASSPTFSSDLHSNSHRKIVEMRRQKMPLTGSGSNSLEIG; the protein is encoded by the exons atggagtcttttgaCAAAGCCGCGCGTTTCATGGACGAACTCTTGGACTTCTCTTCCGACATCGGTGAAGAAGAAAGCGACGATGAAATTCCCGGAAATTCCTCCAAAAGTCACCACTTTCTTCACCACCATCGCCTTAATCACCGACGTCATAACCGCCAGTCCCCTCCTTTTGCT GAGTTTGTGGAGGAAGAATTGGAGTGGATATCGAACAAAGATGCATTTCCAATGGTGGAATCATTAGTGGACATATTGCCGAATCATCCGAGAATAGCTTCGAGCTATAATACGAATCATCAGAGCCCGATTTCGGTGCTCGacaacagcaacagcagcagcagcagcagcgctaACAGCCATCTAACTCATGGGAGTCTCAACAACAATAACATCAATAGTAATGGTGGTCGTGGGGGAAACATGATGTTGATTAATCTGTCAAGCGACTTTAAAGTGCCTGGTAAAGCAAGGAGCAAGCATGGGAGAAAGAGGAGAAAGGATATGTTGGGATCGCAGTTTAAATGCTTTGTCTATGAGAAGAAGGGTGCAAGGAAGCTGGCCTCATCTGTGTCGGCGTCTTCGAAGTCAAGCTCCACTCTTGGGAGGAAATGCCTGCATTGTGGGTCAGAGAAGACCCCGCAATGGCGGGCTGGTCCATCAGGGCCTAAAACTCTTTGTAATGCTTGTGGGGTTCGGTACAAATCAGGTCGTCTCTGTGATGAGTATCGGCCTGCTAGTAGCCCAACCTTTTCAAGCGATCTTCACTCAAATTCGCACCGGAAGATTGTTGAGATGAGGAGGCAGAAGATGCCGCTTACTGGCTCTGGGTCGAACTCGCTTGAGATAGGTTAG